The genomic window CAAGAAAAATCGTCTATCCTTAATCAGTGCATATGTAAACAcagttagctttttttttttttttagccaatcATGTACAATTCACATACAGAAATGATTCTGGAAAGACAAAAATTTATCATCTGTTGTTTACTCTACCCCTACAGTGAAACAACAAACTGTGAAACAAAACAATATCTGTCACataagttatttatataaagtaGACAggaatttatttacttatttttttttcaaacctattGGCTAGGGTCACGAGCCAGAGGTCACATACAATAGCAGCACATAGTGATTGACAGGCATTAGAAATGTCGTGTATGATAGTTTATAAATGACCATCTCTAACGCCACATGCAAATAATGACTGAAATAATGCCATGGATGTCACACAAAATATTAGTTGGAGACATAGCCGTTCAGTCGTAGGTATTCATTACAAGAAAACTATTTAATAGAAATACATGCCGTCAACCTAACAATATACTTTTCTCAGCATCGTTAAATTGTTCTTTTTCCGAACAATTCtgatatatgtacacacacacacatttacagACCCCCAAAaaatatcatgtttttttttttttttttcagaaattctGCAATATCACCCACCAACCAACTTCTGCTGACGTTACGCTACTATGCGACAGGCGGAACACTCACTTCTGTGGGAGATTTTGCTGGGGTACATAAGACCACAGCTGGTAGGGTGGTCAAACGCGTTAGTGAGGCAATTGCGTTTCTGCGACCCCAGTATATTAAGTTGCCGCAGACAGAAGAAGAAATAGAGCAAGCACAAGTGAGTTTCTTCCAAATAGCAGCTTTTCCCAGAGTTGTTGGGTCCATGGATTGCACACATGTCAAAGTGAAATCTCCAGGTGGTGACATGCCTGAAGAATTCAGAAACAGGAAAGGTTACTTTTCCATAAATGTTCAGACGGTATgcgactcaaaacttaaaatAAGGGACATTGTAGCACGTTGGCCAGGGTCAACACATGATGTTACCATTTTTAATAATAGTGTGTTGAAGGCAAGGCTTGAGAGAGGAGATTTCAGAAATGGTGTAATCATCTGTGATTCTGGTTATGGCCCCAGCTTACATCTCCTTCCTCCTTTTCGAAATCCCCGTACTCCTGCTGAAAATCTCTACAATGAAGCTCTGATTAGAACGAGAAATACAGTGGAAAGACAGTACGGAGTGTTGAAAGCTCGCTTTCCTGTACTTGCACTAGGCATACAGTTACAACTTGAAAATGTTCAAGCTGTAATTGTAGCATGTGCAGTGCTACATAACATTGCCATTGACAGTAATGAACCTGAACCACCAGTTGACCTTGCTGTTCAAGCAAGGGTTATCCGAGCCATTGAGGATGGGGATATACCTTTGCTTCAAGAAGTTGGTGGTCCGGAAGCTGCAAGGCAGACATTTGTTCAATATTTTGAAGGTCTGAGATGAGCTTTTGTTATTATGTTGAAGAGCAGTGCACACCATATTGCATTTTGTACTAGGTTAGCTACAGTTAATAGTGTTCAGTTTTATAATTCTTGATTTGCATGGAATATTTTCttccatagatttttttttcacttactgTAGTCTGTTTTGAAACAATTGCTGTAAAATTTAGTCATCCAGTCTTAAGTAACTTCATTGTTAAAGTTAATTGCACACTTTAAAACGGTGCTACTTTAATTTTAGAAGGCTGTTTTATTGGTTTGCCTGCAAAGTATGTTGCTGAACTTCAGGTAATATAAGCATTTATTTTTGTCaatgaaaattgtaattttccaCCCAATCTTATCTCAGGACCATATTACAGTCTATCAGTTGtatgatatttttgttaaatgtgaGGCATGGGTGTCAGCTggcttatttaaataaaatgtagccACTACTTCAACTTTTTAACCTTATAAAAAATTGCTGTATGaacttaaataaattataattttgttaaagATCAGACCAGTGGCAGTGAGAAAAGTTCTAGTGCACCATCAATCATCCATAAGCTaagttttgttagttaaatttttgtattagacACCGTGatatttatttcaaactttttcGAACTGTGGAAGGTGGAATATTGTAGATTCATTTCCATGTTGTTAAATACACATGTTCTTACACAACATGAAGTCATTGTATTCCCACACTCTTTATATTTGCATACATAAGTTTATGTATTCAGGTAGCTATTTAAGTTTTGTTTTGATATACCTAGATAACTGCAGTTAATAACTGAACAATTAAGACTGTTCTGTACCATGTAGAATTTGTGAAACAAATCTTTTATGTCAATTGCTATTTAACGTATCTAGTAAGCAGCATAATTTGTTAATGTGTTAAGTTATTGTtgtaataatgtttcttttcttGCAGTGCATCAATTTTTGTGGGTACAATACCTTTGAACAGTTGGAAAACTTGTGAACCTCCCATTTCTGATTGCAAGTAATAGTACATTTTGAAGCCACTAGTAGAAAGTATTAGCATCCAAAGTAAATTTTTCACCttttaaaagttgtaaaaagAAAGATTGCTATGGGGACATAAGCAAATCAACCGATATTAAATTAATGCCATAACAGCAATATTTATGTAAGTGTTATTCAAATTAGGCTATGTAACAACCAAAAATTTTATCTGGATTTGATATGCTTCCTCTGCCACAAATTTCAGTTATGTCAGAATTTCGACAAAGTAAAACCAAACTTCATTTTTCTGTATTTCAGAAATCTCTAGAAGTTCATATTTTTTGTGCTTTGTTCGTGTGATGGTAACTTGTGTTCTATGAATGTGacattaattataaattaccTTGTGTTAACTAGTTGGTATCACATTGGACATTGATTTGTTTTTGCATTTGTTCCATGTTACcataactactttaaaaaatattttaaattttattcctgATGTAAAGCATACTATAAATGAGTTTGTGATATTTATTATGTGCAAATCAATTACCTAAGTAgagaaaatatatactttaacaatctatttattatgttattatattgtgaATAATGGTTATGTTGGCTAGTAAGAAATGATATTGTCCCATTTCAAGGTTGAGTTGTGTTTTTAATGTGATGatattgtagatttaatttcattgtaattaatgtattttgtatGATTTATTTTCATGTGTATGGTAAAAGTCATATCAAAACTCAAAATTTCTATACCTGCATGTTTTGGCTTTGTTTAAAATGAGACTGTTATGAAAGTTATACATCTTATGCTCCATGGTTATTGTGCAGAAAAATTCAACAGACCTTCTCAAAAGGCATTTATCAAATCTTATAGATGCAGGAGTTCATGTCTTGTTAACATCAGacttttaatttacataatgctTTTGGTAAAATAACCTATTAGAAAAAATATTggattaataaatatttggatCAGCAAACATGTACACCACGACAGTTAAATGTGTATACAATAGCTACtttccgcctcgtcaggggtgtatgtgtgttagtgaggcgggatgataagcgcgacgctcgatggtatttctagcgcggtatcgcctctaagcgcaaggctctgaactggcgcgcagtcttctcttcgtcaattgataactgtgaaatttgtgcggtgaccgtatttttatattacggggaaatgaagataaaggtgtaatgcaagccccttaagtgctttcaagaatctgtaccacttgttttacacctaaaaattactctgaaaacatgcgtttcagccattttaactcttctagaaatacagtttaaaaacattatccaaaactaaaagtacttttcgggcctcagcgaactcttaaatgctattcgtaaataggccccactcggatatcttgagtagttttgaaatcgcgttgtttttcctgaagctctgcataccgtgtgtgtgaccaggtaggcgggccccttaacagtcCAATTAACAGAAATCCAAGAGAAGCAAGTGTAAATGCATAGGAAAATTTACACATTGTGTTTAGGTCACCACACTTCTACTTGCATCTATTTCATCCAATGTGGTAGTAAGGAAGATAAAAATAAAGTGCACTTATAaccttatattttaattgataaacaaaatatttacataaataaagtttataatgttttgttacataaaaaaattaaacaaaagagATGTTAAGCaccaattgtagtttttgttttattttttcaaaacagaaTGCTGCACAGACGAAGCCAAtcactttcaaattttttctcactCATTCAACTCGTACATCTGTCAGTCAAGAATTGCTCGCACCTCGGGCGA from Bacillus rossius redtenbacheri isolate Brsri chromosome 1, Brsri_v3, whole genome shotgun sequence includes these protein-coding regions:
- the LOC134527650 gene encoding putative nuclease HARBI1 produces the protein MTMAARRRRIIIDSDSDDELFLDDMLQHVRSAKKIRDRPDNLEEWSEEEFFMRFRITKQTTRHLMIEINDFIKFRTDRNSAISPTNQLLLTLRYYATGGTLTSVGDFAGVHKTTAGRVVKRVSEAIAFLRPQYIKLPQTEEEIEQAQVSFFQIAAFPRVVGSMDCTHVKVKSPGGDMPEEFRNRKGYFSINVQTVCDSKLKIRDIVARWPGSTHDVTIFNNSVLKARLERGDFRNGVIICDSGYGPSLHLLPPFRNPRTPAENLYNEALIRTRNTVERQYGVLKARFPVLALGIQLQLENVQAVIVACAVLHNIAIDSNEPEPPVDLAVQARVIRAIEDGDIPLLQEVGGPEAARQTFVQYFEGLR